The nucleotide sequence GACGGTCGTCGTCGGCTACTGCGCGCTGATGATCGCGCTCGGTCTGCGCGAGTCCCGCCGGGCGCTGTTCGGGGTCTGGCTGGCGACCGGTGTCGCCGGGTACGCCCTGGACGTCGTCCGGCCCGCCGGAAGCACCAGCGTCCACACCCTGCTCGTCGTCCTCAGCGGAGTGCTGCCCCTCCTCACCTCGGCGGTACGCGCGCGGGGCGACGCCCAGCGGCGGCTCGTCGAGCAGGAGACCATCAGCGAGGCCGAGCGGTCCCGGCGCACGCTCCTGGAGGAGCGGGCCAGGATCGCCCGCGAGCTGCACGACGTGGTGGCCCACCACATGTCCGTGATCACGGTGCAGGCCGATTCCGCCCCTTACCGCATCCCCGGACTCCCGGACGCGGCCCGCGAGGAGTTCGGCTCGATCGCGACGAGCGCCCGGGAGTCGCTGGCCGAGATGCGGCGGCTGCTGGCCGTGCTGCGCAGTGACGGCACCGAGGGCGAGCGGGCCCCGCAGCCGGGGCTGGACCGGCTGCAGCAGCTGGTCGAGGCGACGGTACGGGCCGGGGTGCCGGCCGAGCTGCGGCTCGCCGCCGATCTCGGGGACGTACCGCAGGCGGTGGACCTGTCGGCGTACCGGATCGTGCAGGAGGCCCTCGCGAACGTCGTCCGGCACGCGCCGGGGGCGTCGACCCGGGTGTCGGTCCGGGCGGACGGCGGCTGGCTGACCGTCCTCGTCGTCAACGGGCCCTCCGCGGAGGCGGGTTCCCAGGTGGAGCGCGGCGCCTCCGGCACCGGGCACGGGCTCGTCGGGATGCGGGAGCGCGTACGGTTGACGGGCGGCTCGCTCGACACCGGGCCGCTGCCGGACGGCGGCTTCCGGGTCGCCGCGCGGCTGCCGCTGACGGCGGACCCGATGCCGGCCGTGCCCCTGCCCGCGGCCCCGGCCGCCCCGCCCCCGACCACCGAGGAATCCGAGTGACCATCCGCGTGATCATCGTCGACGACCAGGCCATGGTGCGGGCCGG is from Streptomyces venezuelae ATCC 10712 and encodes:
- a CDS encoding sensor histidine kinase, giving the protein MATEPRHEPPTPTLRQLSTRTREMFQGLGTALTTPTTPGAPLLGDASSRWVRLLPYGIALAFVASLLPTTVNLLATDYGVNGALAGAIGTAQTAPLLLAVNRPLQAWWVIFTADVLGAVVLLGADGDQARLWPWPPTVVVGYCALMIALGLRESRRALFGVWLATGVAGYALDVVRPAGSTSVHTLLVVLSGVLPLLTSAVRARGDAQRRLVEQETISEAERSRRTLLEERARIARELHDVVAHHMSVITVQADSAPYRIPGLPDAAREEFGSIATSARESLAEMRRLLAVLRSDGTEGERAPQPGLDRLQQLVEATVRAGVPAELRLAADLGDVPQAVDLSAYRIVQEALANVVRHAPGASTRVSVRADGGWLTVLVVNGPSAEAGSQVERGASGTGHGLVGMRERVRLTGGSLDTGPLPDGGFRVAARLPLTADPMPAVPLPAAPAAPPPTTEESE